The Phycisphaerales bacterium AB-hyl4 genome contains a region encoding:
- a CDS encoding C-terminal binding protein — MKVALITHAQSAVPAWVISALTEAGVTCVGDQCPNSGAIVRLAHDADVIWSYGTHHEHTPASWREVIEEALPDLKQCGAILRSGSGTDNIPLEAATRHNILVVNTPEATAEPVAEFAVGLMLAVGRQIVQNAVALRSKDDASKAPRPQRSLVGKMVGLVGFGHIAKLVANRLSGFRPQLLAFDPAIPASDMQAHGVESVPFDQLLEQSDYISLHCPLNDKTHHLINESALRKMQSSAILINTARGEIVDERALIEALDEGRIAGAGLDVTDPEPIDPGNPLLNMSNVVVTPHVAAFDEAIGQRLWQFSVEALADLAQFRWPRSYVNHVQPRWPLRERD, encoded by the coding sequence ATGAAAGTAGCTTTAATTACTCATGCGCAATCCGCTGTTCCCGCGTGGGTGATATCCGCCCTGACAGAGGCGGGGGTGACGTGTGTTGGCGATCAATGCCCGAATAGCGGTGCGATCGTGCGTCTGGCTCATGATGCGGACGTGATCTGGAGCTATGGAACACACCACGAGCACACCCCGGCCAGTTGGCGTGAGGTGATCGAAGAAGCATTGCCGGATTTGAAGCAATGCGGAGCGATACTTCGTTCGGGCAGCGGGACGGACAACATACCGCTGGAGGCGGCGACAAGGCACAACATCCTGGTGGTCAACACGCCCGAAGCCACCGCAGAGCCGGTTGCGGAATTTGCGGTGGGGTTGATGCTGGCCGTGGGCCGACAGATCGTGCAAAACGCCGTGGCGCTGCGGTCGAAGGACGATGCAAGCAAAGCTCCTCGACCCCAGCGTTCGTTGGTCGGCAAGATGGTGGGTTTGGTGGGCTTCGGCCACATCGCCAAACTGGTCGCCAACCGCCTGTCAGGTTTTCGGCCCCAACTGCTGGCGTTCGACCCGGCGATCCCGGCCAGCGACATGCAGGCGCACGGCGTCGAATCGGTGCCGTTCGATCAACTTCTGGAGCAGTCCGATTACATATCACTTCATTGCCCCTTGAACGATAAGACGCATCACCTGATTAACGAGTCGGCTCTACGGAAGATGCAAAGCTCCGCCATTTTGATCAACACCGCCCGCGGCGAGATCGTGGACGAGCGGGCGCTGATCGAGGCGCTGGATGAAGGCAGGATCGCCGGTGCAGGCTTGGATGTGACCGATCCGGAGCCGATTGATCCGGGCAACCCGCTACTGAATATGAGCAATGTCGTTGTCACACCGCACGTGGCCGCGTTTGACGAGGCAATTGGCCAGCGCCTCTGGCAGTTTTCCGTGGAAGCGTTAGCAGACCTTGCTCAGTTCCGCTGGCCTCGTTCTTATGTCAACCACGTACAACCGCGTTGGCCGCTTCGCGAACGGGATTGA
- a CDS encoding LamG domain-containing protein — protein sequence MNTMLKSLGCAAVVAGAGMGANVAQADYVSTVLSNEDLIAYYRLGEDPSQTSTATDASGSHDGTYHGSPLSTMGPTADDGWNSFGDNNSAINLNGAGAITLDTAALDIPQITFTGWFRLTDDTHNQRIYTTQASPSNRFTINVANGQRLHVTTGGSNGAWVPIDTVLDGEWHHLVVSRGSNAREDVAVWIDFLPVATTLASHFGQGTGTNPTLGAQGVVDGTIDNSFLGSLDEVAFFNRVFTQEDVNELHAAALIPEPASLALLGLGGLAMLGRRRRA from the coding sequence ATGAACACTATGTTGAAGTCGCTTGGCTGCGCTGCCGTGGTGGCAGGGGCCGGTATGGGTGCCAATGTTGCCCAGGCGGACTACGTCAGCACCGTGCTGAGCAACGAGGATTTGATTGCCTATTACCGTCTGGGCGAAGATCCCAGCCAGACTTCTACGGCGACGGATGCGTCTGGAAGCCATGATGGGACATACCATGGATCGCCGCTGTCCACGATGGGTCCCACGGCGGACGACGGATGGAACTCGTTCGGTGACAACAACTCGGCGATTAACTTAAATGGTGCCGGCGCGATCACCCTCGATACGGCCGCTCTTGATATACCGCAGATTACTTTCACTGGGTGGTTTCGCCTGACAGATGATACGCATAACCAGCGCATTTATACCACCCAAGCGAGCCCCTCGAATCGGTTTACGATTAATGTCGCGAATGGGCAGAGACTTCACGTTACCACGGGCGGCAGTAATGGAGCGTGGGTACCGATTGATACGGTACTGGATGGCGAATGGCATCATCTGGTTGTTTCCCGTGGAAGCAATGCCAGGGAAGACGTGGCAGTCTGGATCGATTTCCTACCAGTGGCTACTACTCTAGCCAGTCATTTCGGACAGGGCACGGGTACGAATCCTACTCTCGGTGCTCAAGGAGTAGTCGACGGCACAATCGACAACTCGTTCCTCGGCTCATTAGACGAGGTTGCGTTCTTCAATCGTGTATTCACGCAGGAAGACGTTAATGAGTTACATGCCGCAGCGCTGATCCCCGAGCCCGCGAGTCTGGCGTTGCTCGGCCTCGGCGGTCTGGCGATGCTCGGGCGTCGGCGGCGTGCATAA
- a CDS encoding RraA family protein: MTDVTQTRSAAADWIAWGSAATGDALRGEGYPFQCMDAGIHAVAPGMKVAGPAYTVRTYPGATWALGRAIEQASAGDVLVVDAGGRPDVIIMGELMSMRAQQRGIAGVVVDGAVRDIADIDALGFPMFARYVCPRSGTHDKVGQWQTPIACGRVVVNPGDWIVADESGVTAVPADVVEPVARATAQVKAKEAAIARHLKAGCDLGTACEKAAASLHTE; this comes from the coding sequence ATGACTGATGTAACTCAGACTCGATCCGCTGCCGCTGACTGGATTGCATGGGGTAGCGCCGCGACCGGCGACGCGTTGCGGGGCGAAGGCTATCCGTTTCAATGCATGGATGCCGGCATACACGCTGTCGCTCCGGGGATGAAGGTGGCTGGGCCTGCTTACACTGTTCGCACCTACCCTGGCGCCACATGGGCGCTGGGCCGGGCGATTGAGCAGGCCAGCGCGGGCGATGTGCTGGTCGTTGATGCAGGGGGTCGGCCGGACGTGATCATCATGGGCGAACTGATGTCGATGCGGGCGCAGCAGCGTGGCATTGCCGGCGTGGTGGTGGATGGCGCGGTGCGTGATATCGCCGACATTGACGCATTGGGCTTCCCCATGTTTGCGCGCTACGTCTGTCCGCGGAGCGGCACGCATGACAAGGTCGGACAGTGGCAGACGCCGATCGCCTGCGGCCGCGTCGTGGTGAACCCGGGAGATTGGATCGTGGCGGATGAAAGCGGCGTCACTGCCGTGCCTGCCGATGTTGTGGAACCGGTGGCCAGGGCGACTGCGCAGGTTAAGGCGAAAGAGGCCGCCATCGCCCGGCACCTGAAAGCAGGCTGCGATCTGGGGACCGCTTGCGAGAAGGCGGCAGCGTCGCTGCACACTGAATAG
- a CDS encoding ABC transporter ATP-binding protein, whose translation MNEMPDDLILQVSNLRKAFPVRRGLLRREVGTIRAVDDVSFSIHRGTTFGLVGESGCGKTTTSRMIVRAIDPTAGGIYFRRPSGQVVDLATLSGRALKAVRGEIQLVFQDPYSSLNPRMPVSELIAEPLRAHGWKRRDRDRRVEELMQLVGLDPRFAQRFPHAFSGGQRQRIGIARALALQPSLVVADEPVSALDVSVQAQILNLLKRLREEVGLTLLFVAHDLSVIRQLCDEVAVMYKGRIVEWAEKEALFEHPRHPYTHALLKAVPAPDPHAAWLDEMDEHTSTAANDVAEATGAADAEHIGCPFAPRCPHATTRCREQQPPLTLQQANASQPHYAACHHADTIMHNTAVTQ comes from the coding sequence ATGAATGAGATGCCAGATGACCTGATCCTTCAGGTGAGCAATCTGCGAAAGGCATTCCCTGTACGACGCGGGCTATTGCGGCGCGAGGTTGGGACGATTCGAGCGGTTGACGACGTCAGCTTCAGCATTCATCGTGGCACGACTTTTGGGTTGGTCGGCGAGAGTGGCTGCGGCAAAACCACCACCAGCCGTATGATTGTTCGCGCCATCGACCCAACCGCGGGCGGTATCTACTTCCGCCGTCCAAGTGGGCAGGTTGTCGATCTGGCTACGCTGTCCGGCCGTGCATTGAAAGCAGTGCGCGGTGAGATTCAGTTGGTATTTCAGGACCCCTACTCATCGTTGAACCCGCGTATGCCGGTATCCGAGCTTATCGCCGAACCGCTTCGGGCGCATGGATGGAAGCGTCGGGACCGCGACCGGCGTGTAGAAGAATTGATGCAACTTGTTGGCCTCGATCCTCGATTCGCCCAGCGATTTCCCCATGCGTTTTCAGGTGGGCAGCGCCAGCGCATTGGCATCGCCCGTGCGTTGGCGCTTCAACCGTCGCTGGTTGTCGCGGACGAACCAGTGTCGGCGCTGGATGTATCTGTTCAGGCGCAGATTCTGAACCTGTTGAAACGTCTACGCGAGGAAGTTGGCCTCACGCTCCTTTTCGTAGCCCACGACTTAAGTGTCATTCGACAGCTTTGCGATGAAGTAGCTGTGATGTACAAAGGGCGCATTGTCGAATGGGCTGAAAAGGAGGCTCTGTTCGAACACCCCCGTCACCCCTACACGCATGCCCTGCTAAAAGCTGTTCCGGCACCTGATCCACACGCTGCATGGCTGGATGAAATGGATGAGCACACCAGCACCGCCGCGAACGATGTAGCCGAGGCGACCGGCGCGGCCGACGCCGAGCATATCGGATGCCCGTTTGCTCCCCGTTGCCCCCACGCGACAACACGTTGCCGTGAACAGCAACCGCCGCTGACCCTTCAGCAGGCGAATGCCAGCCAGCCCCACTACGCCGCCTGTCACCATGCCGACACGATCATGCACAATACAGCGGTAACGCAGTAG
- a CDS encoding Gfo/Idh/MocA family protein, whose protein sequence is MLRFALIGCGHHGRKAVMPGLLKHAGRVKLCAVADLHADNLASAKAMGCAVYTDYKQMLVEQRLDAVYIATLQEAHLEQVLAALSAGLHVVCEKPMAPTADDCRTMIEAAERAGRLLVVNFETRYHRHHQRIRQWIGDGRIGRVEAIHVQDFWDGHKRTGPVAERRARLMDRAGGLDCGIHKIDLVHHLCGSGQWASMEAMGAWLGEEERLLAPHIAILGRLDIGTLVTINASLGYAAGIKPRPRQDLLTVVGTEGVISLTIDSPSMKAHATGTYLATLYDNDGEEQVAAEYPIHDIAIGRLVDDLASYLESGTCPPDLPLGEAGLNAQVIAEAANERAVGTRFPATAPGMVGV, encoded by the coding sequence ATGTTGCGATTTGCCCTGATCGGTTGCGGCCATCATGGACGCAAAGCCGTCATGCCGGGCCTGCTTAAGCATGCCGGGCGTGTGAAGCTGTGTGCCGTGGCAGACCTGCATGCGGACAACCTTGCGTCCGCGAAGGCGATGGGCTGTGCCGTCTATACGGACTACAAGCAAATGCTCGTCGAGCAGCGCCTCGATGCGGTCTATATCGCGACCTTGCAGGAAGCGCACCTCGAACAGGTGCTGGCGGCCCTGTCGGCGGGTCTGCATGTGGTTTGCGAAAAGCCGATGGCGCCCACCGCGGACGACTGTCGCACGATGATCGAGGCGGCGGAGCGGGCGGGTCGGCTGCTGGTGGTGAATTTTGAAACGCGCTACCACCGTCACCACCAGCGGATTCGCCAGTGGATCGGCGATGGTCGAATCGGCCGCGTCGAAGCGATTCATGTGCAGGACTTCTGGGACGGCCACAAGCGGACCGGCCCTGTGGCCGAGCGGCGGGCCCGACTGATGGACCGCGCGGGTGGGCTGGATTGCGGCATTCACAAGATCGATCTCGTTCATCATCTTTGCGGCAGCGGGCAATGGGCGAGCATGGAGGCGATGGGCGCCTGGCTGGGCGAAGAAGAGCGACTGCTCGCGCCGCACATTGCGATTCTCGGTCGGCTGGACATCGGCACATTGGTGACCATCAACGCGAGCCTGGGCTATGCCGCGGGCATCAAGCCGCGGCCGCGCCAGGATCTGTTGACAGTGGTGGGCACCGAAGGCGTGATCAGCCTGACCATCGACTCGCCGTCGATGAAGGCGCACGCCACCGGCACGTACCTGGCGACGCTTTACGACAACGACGGCGAAGAGCAGGTGGCGGCGGAGTACCCGATCCACGACATCGCGATCGGCCGACTGGTGGATGATCTTGCGAGTTATCTGGAAAGCGGCACTTGTCCGCCGGACCTGCCGCTTGGCGAAGCGGGGCTGAACGCACAGGTCATCGCGGAAGCCGCCAACGAACGTGCGGTGGGGACGCGATTCCCCGCGACGGCGCCAGGGATGGTCGGGGTATGA